The stretch of DNA GTGGTGGTGCCGACCACGGCGGTGAGTAGCGGGACGAAGGTGTTTGTGACCCCGAAAAATGTGACGGATAAAGTTTTGGCAGTCACAGCGCTCATCGCGGGAGAAAGTTTCCAGGTCGAAATCCAGCAGGTAACGGATAGTGATCTTGAATTTGACTGGTGGATAGTGGAGGCGAAGTAAGCTTAAATTTACAATGACCAATTTACAATTTTCATTGAATTTTCAATCCCGAGTGCTCGGGATTGAAAAATATTCCTTTTTAAGCTAAACTCTATATATGAAGATAGGGACATTGTATATCGTGGCCACGCCCATTGGAAACTTGGAGGACATTACTGCCCGGGCTGTTCGTATTTTGGGAGAGGTGGATGCGGTAGTGTGTGAAGACACTCGCATCACCAAAAGACTCTTGGATCACTATGGCATTGAAACTAAGGTAGTTTCTTTCTATCAGAACCAAAGAAAGGGCGGCGCGACCAAGCCGGTGCCTAAATTGGAATTTCTAGTGCAAGAGTTGGAAAGCGGCAAGAATATCGCCCTGGTAACGGACGCCGGGACGCCGGGGATTTCTGATCCAGGCAATCAATTGGTGGCCGCTGCCGTAGCCAAGCAAATTCCGGTGGTGCCTATTCCAGGCGTTTCGGCTGTGGCGACGTTGGCGAGTGTTTCAGGCATTGATATGGGACAATTTGTCTTTCTCGGTTTTCCGCCTCACAAAAAAGGACGAGAAACTTTTTTCAAAAAAGTGCTGGGATTTTCCTTGCCGGTGATGTACTATGAGTCGCCGCATCGAGTGCTGAAAAATTTGGAACTGTTGCGAACACTGGAGGAGGGGTTAGCTGCAGAAGGTCAAGCAAAACAAATCATCCTGGGACGAGAACTGACCAAAATGTTTGAAGAGGTGGTGCGGGGAAATGTTGCCCAAATGGAAGCCTATTTCGAGGCTAATCCCGGGAAAGTCAAAGGAGAGTTTGTAATAATTATACACTAGCCCTAATTTGTATATGAAAAGAATAATATATACAAATGACAAAAAACCATTTTTAAAAATAATTAGTTAATTTAGTAAATATTCGTTATTTTCGTGTATTTTATGAAAAATAAATTTTATATCACCACTACCTTGGCTTATGTGAATGCGGCTCCGCATATCGGTTTTGCCATGGAGAGCGTTCAGGCGGACGTGGTGGCGAGATTCCAGCGTCAAAGGGGGCTGAGCGTGATTTTTAATACGGGCGTAGATGAGCATGGAGCCAAGGTGTGCCAAAAGGCGCAGGAGGCTGGCATGAGCATGCAGGGCTATTGTGATGATAAGATAGCGATTTTTTCCCAAATGAAAACGGCTCTCAATTTGGACTATGATAATTTTATTCGGACGACAGATGTCTATCATGAAGCGGCGGTGCAGGCTTTTTGGAAAAAGTGTGCCGAGAATGGAGATATTTACAAAAAAAATTATAAGATCAAATATTGCGTGGGGTGTGAACTGGAAAAGACTGAATCGGACTTAGTGGAAGGAAGATGCTCCTTGCACCCGAATATGGAAATTGAAACGATTGAGGAGGAAAATTATTTTTTCCGGTTTTCGCATTATCAAGAAAAGTTGTTGGAATTATATCATCAACATCCACAACTAGTAAGACCGGAAAAAAGAATGAATGAGGTGCGCAGTTTTGTAGAAGGAGGGCTACAAGATTTCAGCATCTCTAGAGTGAAAAGCAAAATGCCGTGGGGAGTGGCTATTCCGGGGGATGAAAAACAAGTGATGTATGTCTGGTTTGATGCACTAGTGAATTATATTTCTACTTTGGGTTGGCCAAACATGGACAGTGATTTTGCTGATTTTTGGCCGGGCGTGCAGATCTGTGGCAAAGATAATCTGCGCCAACAAGCAGCTATGTGGCAGGCGATGCTTTTTTCTGCAGGTCTTCCTAATTCCAAGCAGATTTTTATTAATGGTTTTGTGAATGTCGGAGGGCAAAAAATGAGCAAGAGTCTGGGGAATGTGGTCAGTCCCTATGACTTAGTAGAAAAATTCGGCACGGAAGCCACTCGTTATTTGCTCTTGACGCTGGGTGATAATTTTGGGGAGGATATGGATTTCACTTGGGAGCGCATCATGGAAAAATATAATGCCGACTTGGCGAATGGTTTGGGAAACTTAGTTTCTCGCATCACCAAATTGAGTGAGCAATCGGGATCATTTGTGCCGCAAGAATTTTTTTTGAATGCGGAATTTGTCACTTTGATAGACAGGATGGAGCTGTCCAGGGCTTTGAAATATGTGTGGGGCTTGGTGGGGGAG from Patescibacteria group bacterium encodes:
- the rsmI gene encoding 16S rRNA (cytidine(1402)-2'-O)-methyltransferase, coding for MKIGTLYIVATPIGNLEDITARAVRILGEVDAVVCEDTRITKRLLDHYGIETKVVSFYQNQRKGGATKPVPKLEFLVQELESGKNIALVTDAGTPGISDPGNQLVAAAVAKQIPVVPIPGVSAVATLASVSGIDMGQFVFLGFPPHKKGRETFFKKVLGFSLPVMYYESPHRVLKNLELLRTLEEGLAAEGQAKQIILGRELTKMFEEVVRGNVAQMEAYFEANPGKVKGEFVIIIH
- the metG gene encoding methionine--tRNA ligase; the protein is MKNKFYITTTLAYVNAAPHIGFAMESVQADVVARFQRQRGLSVIFNTGVDEHGAKVCQKAQEAGMSMQGYCDDKIAIFSQMKTALNLDYDNFIRTTDVYHEAAVQAFWKKCAENGDIYKKNYKIKYCVGCELEKTESDLVEGRCSLHPNMEIETIEEENYFFRFSHYQEKLLELYHQHPQLVRPEKRMNEVRSFVEGGLQDFSISRVKSKMPWGVAIPGDEKQVMYVWFDALVNYISTLGWPNMDSDFADFWPGVQICGKDNLRQQAAMWQAMLFSAGLPNSKQIFINGFVNVGGQKMSKSLGNVVSPYDLVEKFGTEATRYLLLTLGDNFGEDMDFTWERIMEKYNADLANGLGNLVSRITKLSEQSGSFVPQEFFLNAEFVTLIDRMELSRALKYVWGLVGEANKVIDDNKPWELVKTDRDKFEEVMNDLTARLAEIAEDLIPFMPETAKSILTSLETKKTKILFERIKMHS